The following proteins are co-located in the Opitutaceae bacterium genome:
- a CDS encoding sulfatase-like hydrolase/transferase: MFVAVSVFSVVLVLPMRSSPSAQPPNVVVILADDQGWGDLGFNGNRMVSTPRIDALSKTGVVLGHFYVSPVCAPTRAEFLTGRYHTRVGVRGVQNGNERLNLDERTIADVFKDAGYSTGLFGKWHNGGQGPYHPNARGFSEFYGYTQGHWPSYFDAQVEHNGRRVRSSGYLPDDVTKHACDFIEANRGQPFLCYLALPTPHSPMQVPDRYWGRFAGREITQRGTPPAGQVEDPDFTRAVLAMTENIDDNVGRVLDRLDALNLTGSTIVVYFSDNGPNSWRWNAGMKGRKASVDEGGVRSPCIIRWPGHVPVDARLDGIAGVIDLFPTLADMAGIALHSKKPLDGVSLRACIERGAPAPDRLLFAENNGKVSVRSAEHRIDPGGALFDITKDPQQTTDISKENPAVAARLKQAVEDWKREVTSPAPRSRPYPVGYCALPRSEVPAGEGIPSGGILRSARWPNSSYFTHWTSARDSITWPIEVLTAGRYRIEVYYACPAADVGAMIEATVGQARILARLEVANDPPLLGAANDRVKREESYTKDFRPFRMGEMDLPAGTCDLTLRAIEIPGSQAMEVQAVAMTLLP, translated from the coding sequence ATCGATGCGCTGTCGAAGACGGGTGTCGTTCTAGGTCACTTCTATGTCTCACCCGTCTGCGCGCCGACGCGGGCGGAATTTCTGACCGGCCGCTATCACACGCGCGTGGGCGTTCGCGGAGTGCAGAATGGAAATGAACGCTTGAATCTGGACGAACGCACCATCGCGGATGTGTTCAAGGATGCGGGGTATTCAACGGGGCTCTTTGGGAAATGGCACAATGGCGGGCAGGGGCCGTACCATCCGAATGCGCGGGGGTTTTCAGAATTTTATGGATACACGCAGGGGCACTGGCCGAGCTATTTCGATGCCCAGGTGGAGCACAATGGCCGGCGCGTTCGAAGCTCCGGATACCTGCCGGATGACGTGACGAAGCATGCGTGTGACTTCATCGAGGCAAATCGAGGGCAGCCGTTCCTTTGCTACCTTGCGCTCCCCACACCGCATTCGCCGATGCAGGTTCCGGACAGGTACTGGGGTCGATTCGCCGGGCGCGAAATCACTCAGCGCGGCACACCGCCCGCGGGCCAGGTGGAGGATCCGGATTTCACCCGCGCCGTGCTGGCGATGACGGAGAATATCGACGACAATGTCGGCCGTGTGCTGGATCGTCTGGACGCACTGAACCTCACTGGGAGCACGATTGTGGTCTATTTCAGCGACAACGGCCCGAACAGCTGGCGTTGGAATGCGGGAATGAAGGGAAGGAAGGCGTCGGTCGATGAGGGCGGCGTGCGCTCGCCCTGCATCATCCGGTGGCCGGGCCATGTTCCGGTCGATGCTCGCCTGGACGGGATTGCTGGCGTGATCGATCTGTTTCCAACACTGGCGGACATGGCCGGCATTGCGCTCCATTCGAAGAAGCCGCTCGATGGGGTGAGTCTTCGCGCATGCATTGAGAGGGGTGCCCCCGCGCCGGATCGGTTGCTGTTTGCGGAAAACAACGGGAAGGTCAGCGTGAGGTCGGCGGAACATCGCATCGATCCGGGCGGCGCCCTCTTTGACATCACGAAGGATCCGCAACAGACGACGGACATCTCAAAGGAAAATCCCGCGGTTGCTGCGCGCCTGAAGCAGGCGGTCGAAGACTGGAAACGAGAGGTGACATCACCGGCGCCACGGAGCCGGCCCTATCCCGTGGGCTACTGTGCATTGCCGAGATCCGAGGTGCCCGCGGGCGAAGGAATTCCCAGTGGTGGAATCCTGCGAAGCGCCCGCTGGCCGAACTCCTCCTATTTCACACATTGGACGTCGGCCAGGGACAGCATCACCTGGCCGATTGAAGTGCTGACTGCGGGACGCTATCGCATCGAAGTTTACTATGCGTGCCCGGCGGCGGATGTCGGCGCGATGATCGAGGCGACCGTCGGGCAGGCGCGGATTCTGGCCAGGCTTGAGGTTGCCAACGATCCGCCATTGCTTGGGGCAGCCAATGACCGGGTCAAACGTGAGGAATCCTACACGAAGGATTTCCGTCCTTTCCGAATGGGAGAGATGGATCTGCCTGCGGGCACCTGCGATCTGACGCTACGTGCCATTGAGATTCCCGGGTCGCAGGCGATGGAGGTGCAGGCCGTTGCAATGACCCTTCTTCCTTGA
- a CDS encoding type II toxin-antitoxin system death-on-curing family toxin: protein MAVIYLTLEHVAAIHDATLEEHGGKVGYHAREMVESAIEMPKSSFNGRDLYPGLFDKAAAYLFFIASNHGFADGNKRTALAAALTFLSLNGRDVEIPMKRWAEAEAQILAIADGKMKREAVMGQFKDLLADIGIKEAE, encoded by the coding sequence GTGGCCGTCATCTACTTGACGCTCGAACACGTCGCCGCGATTCATGATGCGACCTTGGAGGAACATGGCGGCAAAGTGGGCTATCATGCGCGGGAGATGGTGGAGTCAGCGATCGAGATGCCAAAGAGTTCGTTCAACGGAAGAGACCTCTATCCCGGTCTGTTTGACAAAGCCGCGGCCTACCTGTTTTTTATCGCCAGCAATCATGGCTTCGCCGACGGAAACAAACGCACCGCGTTGGCTGCAGCACTGACTTTCTTGAGCCTGAACGGTCGAGATGTGGAGATTCCGATGAAACGTTGGGCAGAAGCCGAAGCACAGATACTCGCAATAGCCGATGGAAAAATGAAACGCGAAGCGGTGATGGGGCAGTTCAAGGATCTTCTGGCGGATATCGGCATCAAGGAAGCAGAGTAG